The stretch of DNA CAGTCAGTACAgtgcagtcagtcagtcgcccagcccagctcaTCCCGTCAGCATCAGCCTGTCGAGCCCAGCAGTCGCCCCAGCTCCCCCAGACTCTGCTCGCGCTCtccgcccgtcgtcaccagcaccaccacaaGTCGCCGCCTTGGCTCTGCGACTCCCACCCAccaatcccccccccccccctccgaACTTGGTATCCTCCACAACCTCCTCTCGCGACCCGGAGCGCACGACGTCGAGaccacacgccgccgccgccgttttCCCCTTGCACGACCTCAGCGCGAGCGCCATCGCACCGCGCCGCAAGTCCGCTTCCGCTCGCTCTCGACTCCGTAGTAGCTTTTCTTCCCGGACTAGCTAGATACCCCGAGCActccgcgccgcgctccttGTCTTcggcgcccaccacccccccgTCTCCTCCGCGGACCTCATATCGTCCAccgcgctgccgcgcccCCGAAGTCACAACATTCGTGCATGCGCGCGACGTAGCGGTAGCAACTCTGCCTCGACCACTACGTATACGCGCGTCATCACAGCTGCTCCGtcaccccccctcccccccctctccttcctTCAGCATACCTCCAGCCCGCACTTCCAGTCTCTTCATCATGGGCAGaacgcggcgcggcgtccgCTTCAGCCACAACGGCCAGATCGCCGGCTCCGACGGCCGGCGGTCGAGCTtcagcggcagcgaggaTGGCTCCGGCTCGCCCACGAGGACCCGTTCAAGGGCCCAGGCCCAGCTCGAGCCGGTCCAAGAGGTGCGTTTGAATGGAAGGGCGCACGCGAgcgtcgggcgacgacgagtgaCTGACAACCCCGACTCCAGAAGCAGCCCACCCCCGAGGAGGAATACCAAAAGAAAAAGGCAAACTTCATGACGCGCACGTTTTGGACGTTTAGCATGctcgccatcttcttcgGAGCCCTCTTCATGGGCCACATCTACATCATTGCCATTGTCACGGCCGTCCAGATCGTCTCCTTCAAGGaggtcatcgccatcgccaacgtACCCAGCCGCGCCCGCTCCATTCGCTCCACCAAGAGCCTCAACTGGTACTGGCTGGCCACCACCATGTACTTTCTGTACGGCGAGAGCGTCATCTACTACTTCAAGCACATTGTCCTGGTAGAcaaggtgctgctgccgctggccacGCACCACCGCTTCATCAGCTTCATCCTCTACGTCTTTGGTAAGCTCgctcgcctgcctgccgctccAAAAAGCGGCCGAACCAAGTTATACAAGGCTGACAGGAACCGACCCCCAGGCTTCGTCTCATTCGTCGCCACGCTCAAGGCCGGCCACTACAAGTTCCAGTTCACCAACTTTGCCTGGACGCACATGGCGCTATACCTCATCGTCGTGCAGGCGCACTTCGTCATGAACAACATCTTTGAGGGCATGATTTGGTTcttcctgcccgccgcgctcgtcatcACCAACGACATTTTTGCCTACGTGTGCGGCATCGCGTTTGGCCGCACGCAGCTCATCAAGCTGTCCccgaagaagacggtcgAGGGTTTCGTCGGCGCATGGATCATGACGCTGTTGTGGGCCATGCTGCTGGTCAACCTCATGATCCGGTCCAAGTACTTTATCTGCCCCGTCAACGTAAGTGAACCTGCGCAAGTTTGACACGTTGGAGGAGAACCAGCAGGGCTGACTTGGCGGACGCCGCAGGACTTGGGTGCCACCATCTTCACGGGCCTCGAATGCGACCCGAACCCCGTCTTCGTACCTCGCACGTACCAGCTGCCGcacttcttcttcctgccgCCCAACACGAACCTGTCGCTCACCTTTGCGCCGATGCAGATCCACGCGCTGGTTCTGGCGTCGTTTGCGTCGCTCATCGCGCCGTTTGGTGGCTTCTTCGCGTCGGGCCTCAAGCGCACGTTCAAGATCAAGGACTTTGGCGACTCGATCCCCGGACATGGGGGCATGACGGACCGCATGGACTGCCAGTTCATCATGGGCTTCTTCGCCTACATGTACTACCATACCTTCATCGCGGTGCACAAGGTCACGCTCGGGTCGGTGCTGGAGACGGCCATCACGAGCCTGGGGcccgacgagcaggtcgagctcgtcaagaGCATGGCGCGCTACCTCGGCAACCAGGGCGTCGTGCCGGAAACAGTAAGTTTGCACGCAGCCGGTGCGCTCCCCGCGGAAGTTTTGGCGTGCTAACGGTAGTCAGTTCCTCGATTGCGTCGAAAAGACGATTGTCAAGCGGTGATGGGCTGCACCCGGCGCCCGGAATCCTCTGTATCCCTAGTCTGTTTTTTTCTCCCTCGGTATATTCAACATTGAAACGATTTGTCATGGTCGGACAGTGGTATACAAAACAAGAAGCCCGGCATCATAATGCCTCGTCGGACCaagggaggcgaggcggatgaACGGGACAGCATTGtgcaggcagggcgggcgggcgggcggacggacggacggcgtACTTTGTCCACGGGCATTTATTTGCGCAACGATGAGGGTCAACAAGGGGAATAATAAAAAAAGATCCAGCGCTGCATGTGCATGTTCCCGAACCGCAGAATGTTTAGTTATCAGGTACCTACTGCGTATTTTTGTACGACATCGGGTGCGGCCGGATcaaggaagggagggggttgtgatgatgatgatgatggtcgGGGAAAGGCCTGggccgtggacggcgggcgcacCGCATGGCCTCTCAGTCACGCCTTGCGCTTGGCATGCAAGCTGCTAGACCGTTGTCAGCGGTTTTTCTTTTTGTTTCTCTCTTATTATGCCCTCCAAACTGACGGTCTCGGGGCACGGCAGGGACCGGGAGGGGACCGGCCGGTGTGCTGGGTTGGGCTTGCACATCCCGGCCTGTTTGGGTAGACACCGAGACCAAGGGCCGGGCCGAACGCCTACAAGAGCAAAGAAGTGGCCAGCCAAATTGAGCGAACAGACCCCCCAGATCCTCGGTCTCGTAATATGTACTGTGCATTGTCAACGGAACGACTCTCGCTCGAGGATTCCTCTCTGATATGTCGACTCAGGCGAGACACCATGCGACAGCATC from Purpureocillium takamizusanense chromosome 6, complete sequence encodes:
- the CDS1 gene encoding Phosphatidate cytidylyltransferase (COG:I~TransMembrane:7 (o307-331i361-381o401-418i430-448o454-480i492-515o571-591i)~EggNog:ENOG503NY14~BUSCO:EOG09261W90), with product MEVLCPQAGQRKKNIPIPSRPTHSPSAVSTVQSVSRPAQLIPSASACRAQQSPQLPQTLLALSARRHQHHHKSPPWLCDSHPPIPPPPLRTWYPPQPPLATRSARRRDHTPPPPFSPCTTSARAPSHRAASPLPLALDSVVAFLPGLARYPEHSAPRSLSSAPTTPPSPPRTSYRPPRCRAPEVTTFVHARDVAVATLPRPLRIRASSQLLRHPPSPPSPSFSIPPARTSSLFIMGRTRRGVRFSHNGQIAGSDGRRSSFSGSEDGSGSPTRTRSRAQAQLEPVQEKQPTPEEEYQKKKANFMTRTFWTFSMLAIFFGALFMGHIYIIAIVTAVQIVSFKEVIAIANVPSRARSIRSTKSLNWYWLATTMYFLYGESVIYYFKHIVLVDKVLLPLATHHRFISFILYVFGFVSFVATLKAGHYKFQFTNFAWTHMALYLIVVQAHFVMNNIFEGMIWFFLPAALVITNDIFAYVCGIAFGRTQLIKLSPKKTVEGFVGAWIMTLLWAMLLVNLMIRSKYFICPVNDLGATIFTGLECDPNPVFVPRTYQLPHFFFLPPNTNLSLTFAPMQIHALVLASFASLIAPFGGFFASGLKRTFKIKDFGDSIPGHGGMTDRMDCQFIMGFFAYMYYHTFIAVHKVTLGSVLETAITSLGPDEQVELVKSMARYLGNQGVVPETFLDCVEKTIVKR